One genomic segment of Pseudomonas sp. p1(2021b) includes these proteins:
- the gltB gene encoding glutamate synthase large subunit encodes MKTGLYHPEEFKDNCGFGLIAHMTGEASHHLLQTAMQALTCMTHRGGINADGKTGDGCGLLMQKPDQFLRAVAQEHFAVELPKQYAVGMVFFNQDPVKAEAARANMDREIVNAGLKLIGWRKVPIDTRVLGRLALERLPQIEQVFIGGEGLSDQEFAIKLFSARRRSSVANAHDADHYICSFSHKTIIYKGLMMPADLAAFFPDLGDERLKTAICVFHQRFSTNTLPKWPLAQPFRFLAHNGEINTITGNRNWAVARRTKFANDLIPDLEELGPLVNRVGSDSSSMDNMLELMVTGGIDLFRGVRMLVPPAWQNVETMDADLRAFYEYNSMHMEPWDGPAGIVMTEGRHAVCLLDRNGLRPARWVTTKNGYITLASEIGVWDYEPEDVLAKGRVGPGQIFAVDTETGQILDTDAIDNRLKSRHPYKRWLRQHALRIQATLTDDQGVASYDADQLKQYMKMFQVTFEERDQVLRPLGEQGQEAVGSMGDDTPMAVLSQRVRSPYDFFRQQFAQVTNPPIDPLREAIVMSLEICLGAERNIFQESPEHASRVILSSPVISPAKWRSLMNLEREGFDRQLIDLNYEESVGLEAAIRNIADQAEEAVRSGKTQLVLSDRYIAPGKLPVHASLAVGAVHHRLTEQGLRCDSNILVETATARDPHHFAVLIGFGASAVYPYLAYEVLADLIRTGEVLGDLDEVFKYYRKGISKGLLKILSKMGISTIASYRGAQLFEAVGLAEEVVGLSFKGVSSRIKGARFVDLESDQKLLAAEAWSARKPIQQGGLLKFVHGGEYHAYNPDVVNTLQAAVQQGDYAKFKEYTTLVDQRPVSMIRDLLKVKVADQALPLEQVEPLEEILKRFDSAGISLGALSPEAHEALAEAMNRLGARSNSGEGGEDPARYGTIRSSKIKQVATGRFGVTPEYLVNAEVLQIKVAQGAKPGEGGQLPGGKVNGLIARLRYAVPGVTLISPPPHHDIYSIEDLAQLIYDLKQVNPQALVSVKLVAEAGVGTIAAGVAKAYADLITISGYDGGTGASPLTSIKYAGAPWELGLAETHQTLRGNDLRGKVRVQTDGGLKTGLDVIKAAILGAESFGFGTAPMIALGCKYLRICHLNNCATGVATQNDKLRKDHYIGTVDMVVNFFTFVAEETREWLAKLGVRSLGELIGRTDLLEVLPGDTERQQYLDLSPLLGSAHVPADKPQFCEVEKNPPFDKGELAEKMVEMALPAVRDLAGGEFSLDICNCDRSIGARVSGEIARLHGNQGMAGAPITFRFKGTAGQSFGVWNAGGLNLHLEGDANDYVGKGMTGGKLTIVPPAGSPFETQDSAIIGNTCLYGATGGKLFAAGTAGERFAVRNSGAHAVVEGTGDHCCEYMTGGFVCVLGKTGYNFGSGMTGGFAYVLDMDNTFVDKLNHELVEIQRISGEAMEAYRSHLARVLAEYVEETGSEWGRELSENLDDYVRRFWLVKPKAANLKQLLSSTRANPQ; translated from the coding sequence ATGAAAACAGGTCTGTACCATCCCGAAGAATTCAAGGACAACTGTGGTTTCGGCCTGATCGCCCATATGACGGGCGAGGCGAGCCACCATCTTCTGCAAACCGCCATGCAGGCCCTGACCTGCATGACCCACCGCGGCGGTATCAACGCCGACGGCAAGACCGGTGACGGTTGCGGCCTGCTGATGCAGAAGCCCGATCAGTTCCTGCGTGCCGTAGCCCAGGAACACTTCGCCGTCGAGCTGCCCAAGCAGTATGCCGTCGGCATGGTGTTCTTCAACCAGGATCCGGTGAAGGCCGAAGCAGCCCGCGCCAACATGGACCGGGAAATCGTCAATGCCGGCCTGAAGCTGATCGGCTGGCGCAAGGTGCCGATAGACACCCGCGTGCTCGGCCGCCTGGCCCTGGAGCGCCTGCCGCAGATCGAGCAGGTGTTCATCGGCGGTGAAGGCCTGAGCGACCAGGAATTCGCCATCAAGCTGTTCAGCGCCCGTCGTCGCTCGTCCGTGGCCAACGCCCACGATGCTGACCACTACATCTGCAGCTTCTCGCACAAGACCATCATCTACAAAGGCCTGATGATGCCGGCGGACCTCGCCGCCTTCTTCCCGGACCTGGGCGACGAGCGCCTGAAGACCGCCATCTGCGTCTTCCACCAGCGCTTCTCCACCAACACCCTGCCGAAGTGGCCGCTGGCCCAGCCCTTCCGCTTCCTCGCCCACAACGGCGAGATCAATACCATCACCGGCAACCGCAACTGGGCCGTGGCCCGTCGCACCAAGTTCGCCAACGACCTGATCCCCGACCTCGAAGAGCTCGGCCCGCTGGTCAACCGCGTCGGTTCGGACTCCTCGAGCATGGACAACATGCTCGAGCTGATGGTCACCGGCGGCATCGACCTGTTCCGCGGCGTGCGCATGCTGGTGCCGCCGGCCTGGCAGAACGTTGAGACCATGGACGCCGACCTGCGTGCCTTCTACGAATACAACTCCATGCACATGGAGCCGTGGGACGGCCCGGCCGGCATCGTCATGACCGAAGGCCGCCACGCGGTCTGCCTGCTCGACCGTAACGGCCTGCGCCCGGCGCGTTGGGTCACCACCAAGAATGGCTACATCACCCTGGCATCGGAAATCGGCGTCTGGGACTACGAGCCCGAGGACGTCCTGGCCAAGGGCCGTGTCGGCCCGGGCCAGATCTTCGCCGTGGACACCGAGACCGGCCAGATTCTCGACACCGACGCCATCGACAACCGCCTCAAGTCGCGCCACCCGTACAAGCGCTGGCTGCGTCAGCACGCCTTGCGCATCCAGGCGACCCTGACCGACGACCAGGGCGTGGCCAGCTACGACGCCGACCAGCTCAAGCAGTACATGAAGATGTTCCAGGTCACCTTCGAAGAACGTGACCAGGTGCTGCGCCCGCTCGGTGAGCAAGGCCAGGAAGCCGTGGGCTCGATGGGCGACGACACGCCGATGGCTGTATTGTCCCAGCGCGTGCGTTCGCCGTACGACTTCTTCCGCCAGCAGTTCGCCCAGGTGACCAATCCGCCGATCGACCCGCTGCGTGAAGCGATCGTCATGTCCCTGGAGATCTGCCTGGGTGCAGAGCGCAATATCTTCCAGGAGTCCCCGGAGCATGCCTCCCGGGTGATCCTCAGCTCTCCGGTGATTTCCCCGGCCAAGTGGCGCTCGCTGATGAACCTCGAGCGCGAGGGCTTCGACCGCCAGCTGATCGACCTCAACTACGAGGAAAGCGTCGGCTTGGAAGCGGCCATTCGCAACATCGCCGACCAGGCCGAAGAGGCCGTGCGCAGCGGCAAGACCCAACTGGTGCTGAGCGACCGCTATATCGCCCCGGGCAAGCTGCCGGTACACGCTTCCCTGGCCGTCGGTGCAGTGCACCACCGCCTGACCGAGCAGGGCCTGCGGTGCGACAGCAACATCCTGGTGGAAACCGCCACCGCCCGCGACCCGCATCATTTCGCGGTGCTGATCGGCTTCGGTGCCTCTGCCGTGTACCCGTACCTGGCCTACGAAGTCCTGGCCGACCTGATCCGCACCGGTGAAGTGCTGGGCGACTTGGACGAAGTCTTCAAGTACTACCGCAAGGGTATCTCCAAGGGTCTTTTGAAGATCCTGTCGAAGATGGGTATCTCCACCATCGCCTCGTACCGTGGCGCCCAACTGTTCGAAGCCGTGGGCCTGGCCGAGGAAGTGGTCGGCCTGAGCTTCAAGGGTGTGTCCAGCCGGATCAAGGGCGCACGTTTCGTCGACCTGGAGAGCGACCAGAAGCTGCTGGCCGCCGAAGCCTGGAGTGCGCGCAAGCCGATCCAGCAGGGCGGCCTGCTCAAGTTCGTCCACGGTGGCGAATACCACGCCTACAACCCGGATGTGGTCAATACCCTGCAGGCTGCCGTGCAGCAGGGCGACTACGCCAAGTTCAAGGAATACACCACGCTGGTCGACCAGCGTCCGGTGTCGATGATCCGCGACCTGCTGAAAGTGAAGGTCGCTGACCAGGCGCTGCCGCTGGAGCAGGTCGAGCCGCTGGAAGAGATCCTCAAGCGTTTCGACTCCGCAGGCATCTCCCTCGGTGCCCTGTCGCCGGAAGCCCACGAAGCTCTGGCCGAGGCCATGAACCGCCTGGGCGCGCGCTCCAACTCCGGTGAGGGCGGCGAAGACCCGGCGCGCTACGGCACTATCAGGAGCTCGAAGATCAAGCAGGTGGCTACCGGCCGTTTCGGCGTCACCCCCGAATACCTGGTCAATGCCGAAGTGCTGCAGATCAAGGTGGCCCAGGGCGCCAAGCCCGGTGAGGGTGGCCAGCTGCCCGGCGGCAAGGTCAATGGCCTGATCGCCCGCCTGCGCTATGCCGTGCCGGGCGTGACCTTGATTTCGCCACCGCCGCACCATGACATCTACTCAATCGAAGACCTGGCCCAGCTGATCTACGACCTCAAGCAGGTCAATCCGCAGGCCCTGGTATCGGTCAAGCTCGTGGCCGAGGCGGGGGTGGGCACCATCGCCGCTGGCGTGGCCAAGGCCTATGCCGACCTAATCACCATCTCCGGCTACGACGGTGGCACCGGCGCTTCGCCGCTGACGTCCATCAAGTATGCCGGTGCCCCATGGGAGCTGGGCCTGGCCGAAACCCACCAGACCCTGCGCGGCAACGACCTGCGCGGCAAGGTGCGGGTACAGACCGACGGCGGCCTGAAAACCGGCCTGGATGTGATCAAGGCCGCCATCCTCGGCGCCGAGAGCTTCGGCTTCGGCACCGCGCCGATGATCGCCCTGGGCTGCAAGTACCTGCGCATCTGCCACTTGAACAACTGCGCCACCGGCGTGGCCACCCAGAACGACAAGCTGCGCAAGGACCACTACATCGGCACCGTCGACATGGTGGTGAACTTCTTCACCTTCGTCGCCGAGGAGACCCGCGAATGGCTGGCCAAGCTGGGCGTGCGCAGCCTGGGCGAGCTGATCGGCCGCACCGACCTGCTGGAAGTGCTGCCTGGCGACACCGAGCGCCAGCAGTACCTGGATCTTTCGCCGCTGCTGGGCAGCGCCCACGTTCCGGCCGACAAGCCGCAGTTCTGTGAAGTCGAAAAGAACCCGCCGTTCGACAAGGGCGAGCTGGCCGAGAAGATGGTCGAGATGGCCCTGCCGGCCGTTCGCGACTTGGCCGGTGGCGAGTTCAGCCTGGATATCTGCAACTGCGACCGCTCCATCGGTGCGCGTGTCTCCGGCGAAATCGCCCGCCTGCATGGCAACCAGGGCATGGCCGGCGCGCCGATCACCTTCCGCTTCAAGGGCACCGCAGGCCAGAGCTTCGGCGTATGGAACGCCGGTGGCCTGAACCTGCACCTGGAAGGCGACGCCAACGACTACGTGGGCAAGGGCATGACCGGTGGCAAGCTGACCATCGTGCCGCCTGCCGGCAGCCCGTTCGAAACCCAGGACAGCGCCATCATCGGCAACACCTGCCTGTATGGCGCCACCGGCGGCAAGCTGTTCGCGGCCGGCACCGCGGGCGAGCGCTTCGCTGTGCGTAACTCCGGCGCCCACGCTGTGGTCGAGGGTACCGGCGATCACTGCTGTGAATACATGACCGGCGGCTTTGTCTGCGTCCTGGGCAAGACCGGTTACAACTTCGGTTCTGGCATGACGGGCGGTTTCGCCTACGTGCTCGACATGGACAACACCTTCGTCGACAAACTCAACCACGAGCTGGTGGAAATCCAGCGGATCAGTGGCGAGGCGATGGAGGCCTACCGTAGCCACCTGGCGCGGGTCCTTGCCGAATACGTGGAAGAGACCGGCAGCGAGTGGGGGCGCGAGCTCTCGGAGAACCTGGACGACTACGTGCGGCGCTTCTGGCTGGTCAAGCCGAAGGCGGCCAACCTCAAGCAACTGCTGTCCAGCACCCGTGCCAACCCGCAGTAA
- a CDS encoding SPOR domain-containing protein, giving the protein MTSLHADEAFLDHYQLSHDPFAPRVPGFKFFPAQRKPVLGQLHHLARYSQLMLVVTGPMGSGKTLLRQALVASTNKQSVQSVVVSARGAGDAASVLGQVAQALDVAHAEVQAILAQVVQLALTGQEVYLLVDDAEQLDESALQALLELAAGVPEGRPHVFLFGEPSLIAGLEGLDAGGERFHVIELAPYSEEETREYLEQRLDGAGRGIEVFTREQIVDIHENSDGWPGTINQVARDTLIEAMIASRSTAKRPSMGFNMPKKHVLALSAVVVVAVAAAVLMPKKSDKPAEAPAAQAQLPLGEGQPAIEFSGSSQPMPLPLVGQSQPVMREPLAQAAGMGDGEEGSPAGDTALQPATPPTVTTTAPPQGVPAGPAPAQPVTSAPAQTIASASPQPVAPAPKPVATPSTKPVVPAKPAPAPTQVATAKPAAKPAAGGSGNSSWYTGQKAGNYVVQILGTSSEASAQAFVKAQGGDYRYFKKTLQGKPLYVVTYGNFANRDAAVAAIKNLPAKVQAGKPWPRTVGSVQQELAAAR; this is encoded by the coding sequence ATGACCAGTTTGCATGCCGATGAGGCGTTTCTCGACCACTACCAGTTGAGCCATGACCCGTTCGCACCTCGGGTGCCCGGCTTCAAGTTCTTCCCCGCCCAGCGCAAGCCGGTGCTGGGCCAGCTCCATCACCTGGCGCGCTACAGCCAGCTGATGCTGGTGGTCACCGGCCCCATGGGCAGCGGCAAGACCCTGCTGCGCCAGGCCCTGGTGGCCAGCACCAACAAACAGTCGGTGCAGAGCGTGGTGGTGTCTGCTCGCGGCGCGGGCGATGCGGCCAGCGTGCTCGGCCAAGTGGCCCAGGCGCTCGACGTGGCTCATGCCGAGGTCCAGGCCATTCTTGCCCAGGTGGTGCAATTGGCACTGACCGGCCAGGAAGTCTATTTGCTGGTGGACGATGCGGAACAACTGGACGAGTCGGCACTCCAAGCGTTGCTGGAGTTGGCGGCCGGCGTTCCTGAAGGGCGTCCGCACGTATTCCTGTTCGGCGAGCCGTCGTTGATCGCTGGCCTGGAAGGGCTCGATGCCGGTGGTGAGCGGTTCCATGTCATCGAGCTTGCCCCGTACAGCGAGGAGGAGACCCGCGAGTACCTGGAGCAGCGCCTGGATGGCGCCGGCCGAGGCATCGAGGTGTTCACCCGCGAACAGATCGTCGACATCCATGAAAACTCGGACGGCTGGCCTGGAACGATCAACCAGGTTGCCCGCGATACCTTGATCGAAGCCATGATCGCCAGCCGCAGTACGGCCAAGCGACCATCCATGGGGTTCAATATGCCTAAGAAACATGTGCTAGCGCTGTCCGCTGTCGTCGTGGTCGCGGTTGCCGCGGCGGTGCTGATGCCCAAGAAGAGCGACAAACCCGCCGAGGCGCCGGCCGCCCAGGCCCAGCTGCCTTTGGGCGAAGGCCAGCCGGCCATCGAGTTCTCCGGCTCATCGCAGCCCATGCCGCTGCCGCTGGTTGGTCAATCGCAGCCGGTGATGCGTGAGCCGCTGGCCCAGGCGGCCGGGATGGGTGACGGCGAGGAAGGCAGCCCGGCTGGCGACACCGCGCTGCAGCCGGCCACCCCTCCTACCGTGACCACCACCGCGCCGCCCCAGGGTGTGCCTGCTGGTCCTGCGCCGGCCCAGCCTGTCACCAGCGCCCCGGCCCAGACCATCGCCAGTGCTTCCCCGCAGCCGGTTGCGCCGGCACCGAAGCCTGTCGCAACCCCGTCGACCAAGCCGGTTGTACCTGCCAAGCCTGCTCCGGCACCGACCCAGGTGGCCACGGCCAAGCCTGCGGCCAAACCTGCCGCGGGCGGTTCGGGCAACAGCAGCTGGTACACCGGCCAGAAAGCCGGCAACTACGTGGTGCAGATCCTGGGGACCAGCTCCGAGGCGTCGGCCCAAGCCTTCGTCAAGGCCCAGGGTGGCGACTATCGCTACTTCAAGAAAACCCTGCAGGGCAAGCCGCTGTACGTGGTCACCTACGGTAATTTCGCCAATCGCGATGCAGCGGTTGCGGCAATCAAGAACTTGCCAGCCAAGGTCCAGGCTGGTAAACCTTGGCCTCGTACCGTCGGCAGCGTCCAACAAGAGCTGGCGGCGGCCCGCTGA
- the aroB gene encoding 3-dehydroquinate synthase has protein sequence MQTLKVDLGERSYPIYIGEGLLDQPELLAPHIAGRQVAIVSNETVAPLYLERLSRTLGAYSVLPVVLPDGEAHKNWQTLQLIFDALLTARHDRRTTVVALGGGVIGDMAGFAAACYQRGVDFIQVPTTLLSQVDSSVGGKTGINHPLGKNMVGAFYQPNAVLIDTTSLKTLPERELSAGLAEVIKYGLICDEPFLNWLEEHMGALRALEPAALTEAIRRSCAAKAAVVGADERESGVRATLNLGHTFGHAIETHMGYGVWLHGEAVAAGTVMALEMSMRLGWIDQPARDRGIRLLQAAGLPVVPPEEMTPAHFMEHMAVDKKVLDGRLRLVLLRQMGEAVVTDDYPKEILQATLAADYRAIVAQL, from the coding sequence ATGCAGACACTAAAGGTCGACCTGGGCGAACGCAGCTACCCGATCTACATTGGCGAAGGCCTGCTGGACCAGCCTGAACTGCTGGCACCGCACATTGCCGGGCGGCAGGTCGCCATCGTTTCCAACGAAACCGTCGCGCCCCTGTATCTCGAGCGCCTGAGCCGAACCCTCGGTGCCTATTCGGTGCTGCCGGTAGTGCTGCCCGATGGCGAGGCCCACAAGAACTGGCAAACCCTGCAACTGATCTTCGATGCCCTGCTCACTGCGCGCCACGACCGCCGCACCACCGTGGTGGCCCTGGGCGGTGGCGTGATCGGCGACATGGCCGGCTTTGCCGCCGCCTGCTACCAGCGTGGCGTCGACTTCATCCAGGTGCCGACCACCCTGTTGTCCCAGGTGGACTCGTCGGTAGGCGGCAAGACCGGCATCAACCACCCGTTGGGCAAGAACATGGTAGGGGCGTTCTACCAGCCCAATGCGGTCCTGATCGACACCACCAGCCTCAAGACCCTGCCCGAGCGCGAGCTGTCGGCGGGCCTGGCGGAAGTGATCAAGTACGGCCTGATCTGCGACGAGCCATTCCTGAACTGGCTCGAAGAACACATGGGTGCCCTGCGTGCCCTGGAGCCTGCTGCCCTGACCGAGGCCATCCGCCGCTCCTGCGCCGCCAAGGCGGCCGTGGTCGGTGCCGACGAGCGCGAGTCCGGCGTGCGGGCGACCCTGAACCTCGGCCACACCTTCGGCCATGCCATCGAGACCCACATGGGCTATGGCGTCTGGCTGCACGGCGAAGCCGTGGCTGCCGGCACCGTGATGGCGCTGGAAATGTCCATGCGCCTGGGCTGGATCGACCAGCCGGCGCGGGACCGTGGCATTCGCCTGCTGCAGGCCGCAGGCCTGCCGGTGGTGCCGCCCGAGGAAATGACCCCAGCGCATTTCATGGAGCACATGGCGGTCGACAAGAAGGTGCTCGACGGTCGCTTGCGCTTGGTGCTGCTGCGCCAGATGGGCGAGGCCGTGGTGACCGACGACTATCCGAAAGAGATTCTTCAAGCCACGCTGGCGGCGGACTACCGCGCGATCGTGGCCCAGCTTTGA
- the aroK gene encoding shikimate kinase AroK has translation MRNLILVGPMGAGKSTIGRLLAKELRLLFKDSDKEIELRTGANIPWIFDKEGEPGFRDREQAMIAELCALDGVVLATGGGAVMREANRKALHDGGRVIYLHASVEQQVGRTARDRNRPLLRTANPEATLRALLETRDPLYREIADLVVETDERPPRMVVLDILERLEKLPPR, from the coding sequence GTGCGAAATTTGATACTTGTGGGGCCCATGGGCGCTGGTAAAAGCACCATCGGACGCCTTTTGGCCAAAGAGCTGCGCCTGCTGTTCAAGGATTCCGACAAGGAAATCGAGCTGCGAACCGGCGCCAATATCCCGTGGATCTTCGACAAGGAAGGCGAGCCGGGTTTTCGTGACCGTGAGCAGGCCATGATCGCCGAGCTTTGCGCCCTCGATGGCGTGGTCCTGGCAACCGGTGGCGGCGCGGTGATGCGCGAGGCCAACCGCAAGGCCCTGCATGACGGCGGGCGGGTGATCTATCTGCACGCCTCGGTGGAGCAGCAGGTCGGGCGTACCGCCCGCGACCGCAACCGCCCTTTGTTGCGCACGGCCAACCCCGAGGCGACCCTGCGTGCCCTGTTGGAAACCCGGGACCCGCTGTACCGAGAGATTGCCGACCTGGTGGTGGAAACCGACGAACGGCCGCCGCGCATGGTGGTGCTCGACATTCTCGAGCGCCTGGAGAAGTTGCCGCCCCGGTAA
- a CDS encoding type IV pilus secretin PilQ, whose translation MRSWMSVNGLGKWMLAILLTGQASMALASRNEPLSLNFQDIEVRAALQVLADFAGVNLVASDTVQGNLTLRLEGVPWEQALDLVLRSKGLARREEGNVLLVAPAAELAEQFREARLEQALDAQQQPMRRALLPIHHAKAADLAELLLAALADDGILTGRGSLSVDARTNTLVVYQPADRLAELRQLVAQLDVPVRQVLIEARIVEANVDYEKSLGVKWGAPLQGEEARLGKDLFVDLGVERASSGVGLGLLRGGTLLDLELSAMEKSGNGEIISQPKVVTADKETARILKGTEVPYQETSKSGATSISFREASLSLEVTPQITPDGKVIMAVRVTKDEPDYVNALNNVPPIRKNEVNAKVRVADGQTIVIGGVYSTTQNKVVDKVPFLGDLPYVGRLFRRDALQEKKSELLVFLTPRIMSDQAIAVSR comes from the coding sequence ATGAGGTCATGGATGAGCGTGAACGGGCTGGGGAAATGGATGCTGGCGATACTCCTGACGGGCCAGGCCAGCATGGCGCTGGCCAGTCGGAATGAGCCGCTCTCGCTGAACTTCCAGGACATAGAGGTGCGTGCGGCGCTGCAGGTGCTCGCCGACTTTGCCGGTGTCAACCTGGTGGCCAGCGACACCGTGCAAGGCAACCTGACCCTGCGTCTGGAGGGGGTTCCCTGGGAGCAGGCCCTTGACCTTGTGCTGCGCAGCAAGGGCTTGGCCCGACGTGAGGAGGGCAATGTCCTGCTGGTGGCACCGGCAGCCGAGTTGGCCGAGCAATTTCGCGAAGCGCGCCTGGAGCAGGCGCTGGATGCGCAACAGCAGCCCATGCGCCGGGCATTGCTGCCGATTCACCACGCCAAGGCTGCGGACCTGGCCGAGCTGTTGCTGGCTGCACTGGCCGACGATGGCATCCTCACCGGGCGTGGCAGCCTGAGCGTGGACGCCCGCACCAACACGTTGGTGGTCTACCAGCCTGCCGATCGGCTGGCTGAACTGCGACAGTTGGTGGCGCAGTTGGACGTGCCGGTGCGCCAGGTGCTGATCGAGGCGCGTATCGTCGAGGCCAATGTCGACTATGAAAAGAGCCTGGGGGTGAAATGGGGCGCGCCGCTGCAGGGCGAGGAGGCTCGCCTGGGCAAGGATTTGTTCGTCGATCTGGGCGTGGAGCGGGCCAGTTCGGGTGTCGGGCTGGGCCTGCTACGTGGGGGCACGTTGCTGGACCTGGAACTCAGTGCCATGGAAAAGAGCGGTAACGGCGAGATCATCTCCCAGCCGAAGGTGGTCACGGCGGACAAGGAAACGGCGCGGATCCTCAAGGGTACGGAGGTCCCCTACCAGGAAACCAGCAAGAGCGGCGCCACCTCCATCTCGTTTCGCGAAGCATCGCTTTCATTGGAGGTCACGCCGCAGATCACGCCGGACGGCAAGGTGATCATGGCGGTGAGGGTGACTAAGGACGAGCCTGACTACGTCAATGCACTGAACAACGTACCGCCGATCCGCAAGAACGAGGTCAACGCCAAGGTCCGGGTGGCCGATGGCCAGACCATCGTCATCGGTGGCGTCTACTCGACCACGCAAAACAAAGTGGTCGACAAGGTGCCATTTTTAGGCGATCTGCCGTATGTTGGGCGGCTGTTTCGACGCGATGCATTACAAGAGAAAAAATCCGAGCTGCTGGTCTTCCTGACTCCGCGTATCATGAGTGACCAGGCGATTGCTGTGAGTCGTTGA
- a CDS encoding pilus assembly protein PilP — translation MKGLGEAQWSEWVGRSRGVMVLAPGLLMLAVFLLGWRLFLQENHRALQQGETSADGLRLVHERKAQAARQLQPATEALADVQRQLLDARWRLSAGEDMSDLLDGLASSGHALGLVFEQLDVLPEGAGPGYRVVPLEIQVIGTYPALRSWLQAWLDQVRLLRPTQLELTGVQGRPGVRRLSLQVESYHPAEALAAPASLAHEPARSVAQPASVDLFAPWSMQKPPRGLAGVALAQVEMVGSLSRNGRNQALLQAAGRLYRVGEGDRLGRDQGIVVAVSGQQIEVRERVFVAGAWHERTAYLRLRKQVGNEVMDERERAGEMDAGDTPDGPGQHGAGQSE, via the coding sequence ATGAAAGGGCTGGGCGAGGCGCAGTGGTCGGAGTGGGTTGGCCGTTCACGGGGCGTCATGGTGCTTGCCCCTGGGCTGCTCATGCTGGCGGTATTTCTCCTCGGGTGGCGCCTGTTCCTGCAGGAAAACCATCGGGCCTTGCAGCAAGGCGAGACCTCAGCCGATGGCTTGCGCCTGGTGCACGAGCGCAAGGCCCAGGCCGCTCGTCAGCTGCAGCCGGCCACCGAGGCGCTGGCCGACGTGCAGCGTCAGTTGCTCGACGCGCGCTGGCGACTTTCGGCAGGGGAGGACATGAGCGACCTGTTGGACGGGTTGGCCAGCTCCGGGCACGCCTTGGGATTGGTGTTCGAGCAGCTCGATGTATTGCCTGAGGGCGCCGGGCCGGGGTACCGGGTGGTGCCGCTCGAGATCCAGGTCATTGGCACCTACCCGGCCTTGCGATCATGGCTGCAGGCGTGGCTGGATCAAGTTCGTCTGTTGCGGCCTACGCAGCTGGAATTGACCGGCGTGCAAGGTCGACCGGGTGTGCGGCGCCTGAGCTTGCAGGTCGAGTCGTACCATCCCGCAGAGGCCCTGGCGGCGCCGGCTTCGTTGGCCCATGAGCCGGCGCGGTCTGTTGCCCAGCCTGCCAGCGTGGATCTGTTCGCGCCGTGGTCGATGCAAAAGCCGCCTCGAGGCTTGGCCGGGGTTGCGCTTGCACAGGTGGAAATGGTGGGGAGCCTGTCGCGCAATGGGCGAAACCAGGCGTTGCTCCAGGCTGCGGGTCGCCTTTACCGGGTGGGCGAGGGTGACAGGTTGGGCCGGGACCAGGGCATTGTCGTGGCGGTGAGCGGCCAACAGATCGAAGTGCGTGAGCGTGTGTTCGTCGCAGGTGCCTGGCACGAGCGGACGGCATACCTGAGGCTAAGGAAGCAGGTGGGTAATGAGGTCATGGATGAGCGTGAACGGGCTGGGGAAATGGATGCTGGCGATACTCCTGACGGGCCAGGCCAGCATGGCGCTGGCCAGTCGGAATGA
- a CDS encoding PilN domain-containing protein, whose product MRVRLNLLPWREHRRLAAVRRFKTALVVCLLFALGGVMLLDHLARQRLQQQALAATARQAALQPVEQALARIEALREQRLSIEGQTRALARLRSGQGTVVTMLLELERVMPDGLHLSELQLKDDEVRLLGLTASPAVLAQFMRDLTQASVLQGLELKRFRNLPAGDEFLLVARLSATWS is encoded by the coding sequence ATGAGGGTGCGCCTGAACCTGTTGCCCTGGCGCGAGCATCGCCGCCTGGCGGCCGTGCGGCGGTTCAAGACAGCGCTGGTCGTCTGTCTGCTGTTCGCGCTCGGTGGCGTGATGCTGCTGGACCACTTGGCACGCCAGCGCCTGCAGCAACAAGCCTTGGCGGCTACCGCCAGGCAAGCAGCCCTGCAACCGGTGGAGCAGGCCCTGGCGCGTATCGAGGCGCTACGTGAGCAGCGCCTGAGCATCGAAGGGCAAACCCGTGCGCTGGCGCGCTTGAGGTCCGGCCAGGGCACGGTCGTGACAATGCTGTTGGAGCTCGAACGGGTAATGCCTGACGGATTGCACCTGAGCGAGCTGCAACTCAAGGATGACGAGGTTCGGCTGTTGGGGCTGACGGCCTCTCCCGCGGTGCTCGCCCAGTTCATGCGTGACCTGACGCAGGCCTCGGTATTGCAAGGCTTGGAGTTGAAACGGTTTCGCAACCTGCCTGCCGGAGACGAGTTCCTGTTGGTCGCGCGCTTATCGGCAACTTGGTCATGA